The following DNA comes from Candidatus Neomarinimicrobiota bacterium.
CCTTTTCGTGACGGTCTGGCGCGGATTGCGATGGTCTCAGGTGGCAATTCACCGTAGAGCAGACGCACCCAAAGGTTAACTTCTGTCCAGCGTAGGGAATCAATAACTGTTTGGCGGGTATTCCGGTCGTAAAGGTAAAGTGATCGGCCATCGCTGGCGTATATCTTATCCCACAGCTCCAGGCGGAACACGCTGGGGCCAACCAGCACCATCACCCCGGTAGTGTCAAATTGGAAGTCGTCGTCGGTCAGGGTATAATGATATTGGAGCAGCATGGGCGCTTGTGCCAGAAAGGCCGCCACCATGTCCTGAAACCGCCGTTCCGGTTGTCCCATAGCCGGGCAGGCAAAAAGCAACCCCGCAATGAGTAGTGCGTGTGGCCGGACCATTGGTCAGGACTTGGCCGCCCTGCCAAGACCCAGGCGTCGGCGGTCGTAGTTGTCTTTCAGCACCTCCCGGCACCAATCCAGATGGGTGATATACCAGGTGACGGTCTTGACCAGACCGGTGCGCAGGGTTTCCTTCGGCATCCAGCCCAGCTCGCGCTGTATTTTACCGGCATCAATAGCATAGCGACGATCATGGCCCGGCCGATCAGGGACAAACTCAATCAAGGCAGCATAATCGATATCGGTGCGGTAGTCGGTATGCTCCCTGATAAGCTCGGACTGATCTGTCAGGCACTGGAACAAGGTGTGGAGCAGGTCCAGGTTGGTCATTTCGCAATGTCCGCCAACGTTGTAGGTCTCACCCGGCTGGCCATGCGCCAGTACCTGGAGAATGGCATCGCAATGATCCTCCACGTACAGCCAATCCCGGATATTCATACCATCGCCGTAGACGGGAATCGGCTTACCCTCCAGGGCATTCATCAGGACGAGGGGGATCAGCTTTTCGGGAAACTGGTACGGTCCGTAGTTATTCGAACAGTTGGTTATGATAGCAGGCAGCTTGTGGGTGCGGTGGTAGGCCCGCACCAGATGATCCGAGGCGGCCTTGGAGGCAGCGTAGGGCGAATTGGGGGCATAGGGCGTGCGCTCGCTGAAGGCGCCGGTGGCTCCCAGACTACCGTAGACCTCATCGGTGGAGACATGATGAAAACGGAATGACCTGGCCGCATTTCCAGAAAGACCCTGCAAGTAGTTCAGGGACTCATCCATAAGTACATAGGTGCCGACGATGTTGGTGGCGATGAAATTGTCGGCTGATTCGATACTCCGGTCCACGTGGGACTCGGCGGCGAAGTTAACCACGTACGCTGGTTGGAACTCCTTGAGCAGCCGGCGTACCAGTTGCCGGTCGCCGATATCGCCCTGGACAAAGCGGTAAGCCGGGTGCTCCTCCCAGGGGCGCAGGGTGGCCCGGTGACCGGCATAGGTCAGCTTGTCCAGAACCATAACCTCACCCAGCTCCTCGCCCAGCACCCTGGCAACAAAGTTGCCGCCGATGAATCCGGCACCACCGGTGATGAGAAAGCGTTTCCCTGTAGCAGCCATTTATAATCGGTTGCTGTTCTGTTGAATTGCCTGAATCAGTCGTCCATTCCGCAGGTAAACTTAAGCTCCCGGGCGCCGGGTGAGCAGCTGCTTGAGATAGCTTTCATCCACCAGCACATCCCGGGCCTTGGAACCGCTGTAGCCTGAGATAATGCCAGCCCGTTCGAGTTCGTCAATGAGGCGC
Coding sequences within:
- the rfbB gene encoding dTDP-glucose 4,6-dehydratase, yielding MAATGKRFLITGGAGFIGGNFVARVLGEELGEVMVLDKLTYAGHRATLRPWEEHPAYRFVQGDIGDRQLVRRLLKEFQPAYVVNFAAESHVDRSIESADNFIATNIVGTYVLMDESLNYLQGLSGNAARSFRFHHVSTDEVYGSLGATGAFSERTPYAPNSPYAASKAASDHLVRAYHRTHKLPAIITNCSNNYGPYQFPEKLIPLVLMNALEGKPIPVYGDGMNIRDWLYVEDHCDAILQVLAHGQPGETYNVGGHCEMTNLDLLHTLFQCLTDQSELIREHTDYRTDIDYAALIEFVPDRPGHDRRYAIDAGKIQRELGWMPKETLRTGLVKTVTWYITHLDWCREVLKDNYDRRRLGLGRAAKS